The Clarias gariepinus isolate MV-2021 ecotype Netherlands chromosome 7, CGAR_prim_01v2, whole genome shotgun sequence genome includes a window with the following:
- the LOC128528184 gene encoding extracellular calcium-sensing receptor-like, with protein MVFAIEEINNRSDILPGVKLGYKIYDSCGSVEMAIRASLSLVNGHGENTTLVSCSDPETVKAIIAETSSTPTIAISATMGPLHIPVISHFATCACLSDKRKYPSFFRTVPSDHYQSRALAKLVKHFSWTWVGAICSDNDYGNNGMNTFINAAKEEGVCVEFSEAFFRTDPREKILRIVEMIKTATSKVIVAFISYSDMEVLLKEMALQNITGFQWIGSESWISDMNIATAEWQPILKGSMGFAIPKAQINGLGEFLTKLNSASNVELYKRLWETIFECKLPIQENVEIKEMCKGNEKLSEVQNPFTDVSELQIANNVYKAVYAVAYALHNSYGCSKRDRDTQQPWQIVNELKKLHFTTTSGEDVFFDEKGDPAARYDLLNWQQAKDGKTVFAKVGFYDASLQTHLQLSFNNISIAWAHSKPQVPVSVCSKSCFPGTRKAMQKGRPICCYDCIPCTEGEISNTTDSVTCITCPPELWSNDKKDNCVLKLVEFLSFEEIMGIILVLFSLVGVSFTIAIALIFFTYKDTPIVKANNSELSFLLLFSLTLCFLCSLTFIGRPSQWSCMLRHTVFGITFVLCISCVLGKTVVVLMAFRTTLPGSNVMKWFGPPQQRLSVLAFTLIQVLICVIWLIISPPFPYKNMNYYKEKIVLECNVGSAIGFWAVLGYIGFLALLCFILAFLARTLPDNFNEAKFITFSMLIFCAVWITFIPAYVSSPGKFTVAVEIFAILASSFGLLFCIFLPKCYVIILKPEKNTKKQLIGKVPTT; from the exons ATGGTGTTTGCCATTGAGGAAATTAACAACAGAAGTGATATTCTTCCTGGTGTTAAATTGGgttataaaatatatgattCCTGTGGATCAGTAGAAATGGCAATAAGAGCCTCGCTGTCTTTAGTTAATGGCCATGGAGAAAATACAACTTTAGTGTCGTGCTCTGATCCTGAAACTGTTAAAGCAATCATAGCAGAAACATCATCCACCCCAACAATTGCCATCTCTGCTACCATGGGACCTTTGCACATACCTGTG ATTAGTCACTTTGCAACATGTGCATGCCTAAGTGACAAGAGGAAATACCCATCTTTCTTCAGAACGGTTCCCAGTGATCACTATCAAAGCAGAGCCTTGGCTAAGTTGGTCAAGCATTTTAGTTGGACATGGGTAGGAGCCATATGCAGTGATAATGACTATGGGAACAACGGTATGAACACCTTTATTAATGCAGCCAAAGAAGAGGGAGTTTGTGTTGAATTTTCTGAAGCATTCTTTAGAACAGACCCCAGAGAAAAGATTCTGAGAATAGTTGAGATGATTAAGACTGCAACCTCCAAAGTTATTGTAGCTTTTATCTCATACTCTGATATGGAGGTTCTTCTAAAAGAAATGGCCTTGCAGAACATCACTGGGTTTCAGTGGATTGGAAGTGAGTCTTGGATCTCTGACATGAACATTGCTACGGCTGAATGGCAGCCTATTCTGAAAGGATCCATGGGTTTTGCTATCCCGAAAGCACAAATCAATGGCCTTGGGGAATTTCTGACCAAACTCAATTCAGCTTCTAATGTTGAGCTTTACAAAAGGTTGTGGGAGACAATATTTGAATGCAAACTACCCATACAAGAAAATGTAGAGATTAAAGAAATGTGTAAAGGCAACGAAAAATTAAGTGAAGTGCAGAATCCATTTACAGATGTTTCAGAGTTACAAATTGCAAATAATGTATATAAGGCTGTGTATGCTGTGGCTTATGCTCTGCATAACAGTTATGGCTGTTCAAAGAGGGACA GAGATACCCAACAACCATGGCAG attgtcAATGAGTTAAAGAAACTCCATTTCACCACTACATCAGGAGAGGATGTATTTTTTGATGAGAAAGGAGACCCAGCAGCAAGGTATGATTTGTTGAACTGGCAGCAAGCTAAGGATGGTAAAACAGTATTTGCTAAAGTGGGCTTTTATGATGCTTCTTTACAAACACATCTTCAACTGTCATTTAACAATATCAGTATAGCCTGGGCCCACAGTAAACCACAG GTCCCAGTCTCCGTGTGCAGTAAAAGTTGTTTCCCTGGCACCAGGAAGGCAATGCAAAAAGGCAGACCGATCTGCTGCTATGACTGCATTCCATGCACAGAGGGGGAAATCAGCAATACAACAG attCTGTTACATGCATCACGTGTCCACCAGAACTGTGGTCTAATGACAAGAAAGATAATTGTGTCTTAAAGTTGGTGGAATTTCTGTCATTTGAGGAAATAATGGGAATCATTCttgtgttgttttctttggtAGGAGTATCTTTCACCATCGCCAttgctttaattttctttacgTACAAGGACACACCAATTGTTAAAGCAAATAATTCAGAATTAAGCTTCCTATTGCTATTTTCTCTGACTTTGTGTTTCCTTTGTTCGCTGACTTTCATTGGACGGCCCTCTCAGTGGTCCTGCATGTTGCGCCACACAGTATTTGGGATCACTTTTGTCCTTTGCATCTCCTGTGTCCTGGGGAAAACTGTAGTGGTGTTAATGGCCTTCAGGACTACACTTCCAGGAAGTAATGTCATGAAATGGTTTGGGCCTCCACAACAGAGACTCAGTGTTCTTGCATTCACTCTTATACAAGTCCTTATTTGTGTAATTTGGTTAATAATATCTCCTCCTTTCCCCTACAAGAACATGAACTACTACAAGGAAAAGATTGTATTAGAATGTAATGTAGGTTCAGCTATAGGTTTTTGGGCTGTGCTGGGTTATATAGGATTTTTGGcacttttatgttttattttggctTTTCTGGCCCGGACGCTGCCTGATAATTTCAATGAAGCCAAATTTATAACATTCAGCATGCTTATATTCTGTGCAGTTTGGATCACCTTTATTCCAGCTTATGTCAGCTCTCCTGGTAAATTTACTGTAGCTGTGGAGATCTTTGCTATCTTAGCCTCTAGTTTTGGTTTACTATTCTGCATATTTCTCCCAAAGTGTTATGTAATTATATTGAAACCAGAGAAGAACACTAAAAAGCAACTCATAGGGAAAGTACCTACTACGTGA